DNA sequence from the Desulfovibrio sp. ZJ209 genome:
AAGGAAATGTCGTGGAACGTGCCCATGATGGGCGGCGACGCGGCCAACCACCAGGACCTCGTCAAGATCGCCGGGCCTGAAGCCGCGGCCGGCTATTTCTTCATCAGCCCGCCCCTGCCTCAGGACATGGACACCAAGGAAGCCAAGGATTTTCTCGCCGCCTACAAGGCGAAATACGACAGCGTGCCCGTTTCCGTGTGGGCGGTGCTCGCGGGGGACGCCTACAAGGCCATCGAGGGCGCTCTTGCCGCCGGCAAGGCCGACCCGGAGGCCATGGCCGCGTGGCTCAAGGAGCTCAAGGACATGCCCGGCCTTTCCGGGAGCCTCGGCTTTGACGCCAAGGGCGACCGCGTGGGCGAATTTTACCGCACCTATGTGGTGAACAACGAGGGCGCATTCGAGCTGCAACCCCGCTAGGCGCGGGCGAAAGCCCGGGAAGGCGCCCTGCCGCCCGGGCGGCGCGCGGCAGGCGTGAATCTGTTTCAGGCCCGGTGCGTCGGGTGGCGGCGCACCGGGCACAGGAATCTCGGCGCTCAGGCATGGAACAATTTTTCCAGCAGCTTCTCAACGGTCTGGCCGTGGGCGGCATCTACGCCTTGGTGGCCCTGGGCTACACCATGGTCTATGGCGTGCTCAAGCTCATCAATTTCGCCCACGGCGACCTGTTCACCATCGGTGCCTATCTCGGCCTCACCCTGCTCGCCAGCTGGAACCTCGCCGGCGTGCTGCCTCCGGCCGTGGCCGTGCTGGCGGTCTTCCTCATGGTGGGGCTGCTCGTGGCGCTCATCGGCGTAGTGCTCGAGCGCGCGGCCTACCGCCCCTTGCGCGGCGCCAACCGCCTTTCGGCCGTGGTGTCGGCGCTTGGCGCCTCCATCTTTTTTGAAAACGCCATCATGCTTATCTACGGGGCGCGCGTCTACGTCTATCCCGATTTCCTGCGCCCCGACTTCACGGTCAATCTCTTCGGCGTGAGCGTGCCCGGCGTGCGCCTGCTCATCCTCGGGGCCAGCGTGGCGCTCATGCTGGCGCTCTCGGCCTTCATCCAGCGCACGCGCATGGGCGCGGCCATCCGCGCCACGGCCATCGACCCCGGGGCGGCGCGGCTCATGGGCATCAACGTGGACCGGGTCATCGCGCTCGTCTTCCTCATCGGGCCGGGGCTTGGCGGCATGGCCGGGCTCATGGTGGGCATCTACTACGGGCAGATCGACTTCACCATGGGCTGGTCCTACGGGCTCAAGGCCTTCACCGCCGCCATCCTCGGCGGCATCGGCAATATCCCCGGGGCCATGCTCGGCGGCCTCCTCCTCGGCGTCACCGAGGCGCTGGCCGCGGGCTATGTGGCCATGGCCTGGAAGGACGCCGTGGCCTTCCTCGTGCTCATCCTCATCCTCATCATCCGCCCCACGGGCATCCTGGGCGAGCGCACGGCGGACAAGCTATGAGCCGCACGCCGCTCTATGTGGCGCTGGCCGTGGTCATCGCGGGCCTGCCGCTCGTGTGCAACGCCTACTGGACGGACGTGTGCGTGATGATCGGGCTCTACGCCCTGCTCTCCCTCTCGCTCAACGTGATGCTCGGGCAGGCCGGCATCTTCAACATGGGCCACGCGGCCTTTTTCGCCGTGGGCGCCTACACCACGGCCATCCTCAACACCGTGTGCCACTGGTCCATTTTTCTCACCATGCTGCCCGCGGGCGCGGCGGCCGGCCTCTTCGCGCTGGCCGTGGCCAGGCCCATCATTCATCTGCGCGGCGATTACCTGCTCATCGTGACCATCGGCATCGTGGAGATCGTCCGCATCGCGCTCATTAATGATGTCTTTGGGCTCACGGGCGGCGCCAACGGCATTTTCGGCATTTCGCGGCCCGTGTTCTTCGGCTTCCGCATCGTCAAGGGCATCCAGTTCTACTATCTCGTCTGGGGCATGGTGGGCGTGAGCATGCTGCTCTTTTACGGGCTGTGGCGCTCGCGCTTCGGGCGCGCGCTCAACTATATCAAGGAGGATGACGTGGCCGCCGAGGGCTGCGGCGTCAACGTGACCGGCTACAAGCTCGCGGCCTTCACCCTCGGCGCCGCGTGGGCCGGCGTGGCCGGCACGGTCTATGCCGCCAAGATGCTGACCATCGCGCCGGAATCCTTCAATTTCATGGAGTCGGTCATCCTCTTCGCCGTGGTCATCCTTTCCGGCGGGAGCCAGCTCGGCGTGCTCGTGAGCGTGTTCCTGTTCATCGGGCTGCCCGAGCTGTTGCGCGAGTTTTCCGAGGCGCGCATGCTCATCTTCGGCCTCGCCATGATGGTGATGATGATCTGGCGCCCGCAGGGCCTGTTGCCGCCGCTGCCCCGCCGCTACGCCATGCCGCACCCGCAGGAGGGGGCGCGGCCATGAGCCTGCTTGAGCTCACGGACGTGACCAAGGTCTTCGGCGGGCTCGTGGCCGTCAACGACCTTTCCTTCAGCGTGGACGAGGGCAGCGTCGTCGGCCTCATCGGCCCCAACGGCGCCGGCAAGACCACGGTGTTCAACTGCATCACCGGCAACTACGCGCCGGAGCGGGGCAGCATGCGCTTCGCCGGGGAGGACATCACCGGGCTTCGGCCGCATCGCATCGTGGAGCTGGGCATCGCGCGCACCTTCCAGAGCATCCGGCTGTTCGGGCGCCTCCCCGTGATCGAGAACGTGCTGGCCGGGCGGCACTGCCGCATGAAAGCCGGCCTTTTGGCCTGCATGCTGCACACCCCAGGGCAGCGCCGAGAGGAGCGCGCGGCCGTGGCCCGCTCGCTGGAGGAGCTCAGCTTCGTGGGCCTCACCGACCAGGCCAGCGCCATGGCGCACGCGCTTTCCTACGGCAACCAGCGCCTTTTGGAAATCGCCCGCGCGCTGGCCTCCGACCCGCGCCTGCTCATCCTCGACGAGCCGGCCGGCGGCATGAACGACCAGGAGACCGCGGCCCTTGTGGAGCTCATCCGCGCCATCCGCGGCCGCGGCATCACCATTTTGCTTATCGAGCACGACATGCGGCTCGTCATGCAGGTCTGCGAGAAACTGGTGGTGCTGGAACACGGCACGCTCATCGCCGAGGGCGAGCCCGCCGCCTTGCGCGAAAACCCGGCGGTCATCGAGGCCTATCTCGGCGCCGATGACGACAGGTGGTGACATGGCCCTGCTGACGCTTTCGGACATCCGGGTGCGCTACGGCAGCGTGGAGGCCCTGCACGGCATCGACCTCACCGTGGACGAGGGCGAGATCGTCACCATCCTCGGGGCCAACGGCGCGGGCAAGAGCACCACCTTGCTCAGCATCAGCGGCCTGGTGCGGCCGAGCTCCGGCGAGATACTCTTCGACGGCAAGCCGCTCCTGCGCCTGCCGAGCCACGAGGTCGTGGGCCTCGGCATCGCCCAGGCGCCCGAGGGCCGGCGCGTGTTCGGCGCCATGAGCGTCCTCGAGAACCTGCGCCTCGGCGCCTTCCGCATCCGCGACAAGGAGCGCAGCGAGCGCACCCTGGAGTGGATTTTCGACCTGTTCCCGCGCCTTCAGGAACGCAAGGGCCAGCTCGCGGGCACGCTCTCGGGCGGCGAGCAGCAGATGCTCGCCATCGGCCGCGCGCTCATGGCCGAGCCGCGCCTGCTCCTGCTGGACGAGCCTTCCCTCGGCCTCGCGCCCCTGCTCGTGCGCTCCATCTTCGACACCGTGCGGGCCATCAACCAGCGCGGCGTCACCGTGCTCCTCGTGGAGCAAAACGCCCGCGCGGCCCTCAAGCTCGCCACGCGTGGCTATGTGCTGGAAGTGGGCCGCGTGGTGCGCGAGGACACGGCGGCGAACCTGCTGGCCGACGCCGCGGTGCGCGAGGCCTATCTGGGCGGCTGACGCGTCGGCCGCGCCATTTTTCACCGGCCACCACGCGCAAAAGCGGCGCCCGCGTGATGCAGGCGCCGCTTTTCACGGCCGGCTCTCCTTTCCGGCCGGTGGGGACCGTTGCCGAAAGCCCGGGGGAAAACTCGTTTTCCGCTAGATCATGTCGTCGTTGATGCGCTGGTCACGCTCGCGGAAGCGCTGCTGGAGCATGAGGGGCAGGCTTTCCGGGTCGGCCGGGTCGTACTCGAACATCACGGCCGTGCCGTAGCAGGTGAAATACTTGCTGCCGTCGGGATGGAAGGCCACGTTCTCGTTATAGCCCACGATGGCCTGCGCGCCCTTGTTCATGGCGCGGGCGGCCATGCCGAAAAAGGCCTCTTCCGAGTCATAGCCGCGGCAGCACACGAGGCCGAGCACCTTGGCGATCTTGCGGCCTTCCACCTGATGCGTGGTGACCACCGGGAAACGCCCGGCAAGAAAGGCCTCGCGCACGCGCGAGTCGGCCGCGGGCGCGGTGTTCTGCTGCTTCTCGGCCTTGCGGGCCTTTTTGTCGTTACCGCCGAGCAAGAAAAACATGGCAACCTCCCAAAACGATCTTCCGGTCTCATCCGGCTTGCTTTCGCCGGATGCCCCGGCAGGCGTATTTTCTCTTGAGCGCGCCCGGCGTTGCCCCCAGGCCGCGCCGTGCGTTGCCCGAGGCATTGCAAAGAGCTTGCCAGAATTGCAAGTCGCTGATTTAGCATGGAATCATGAAAGACGGAGGGGACGGCAACGCGCTGGCAGGCTGCAAAAAACTCCGGCCCTGTCGGAAAGCTGACAGGACCGGAGGAGAGAAAATGCCACAAGGAACGGGGGTAGAGGAGCGCGCATTCCATTCCCCGTCTGGAGCGAAGCGGAAGACGGGTGCTCGTGCCGGAAGAATCCTAAAAAATAAGATTTTTTTGTGCTGCCGCGCTAGCCGTTGGCGAGCCTGCGAGCCTTACGGATAGCGACAGTGGCAGCGTTGGCTGACCGGTGCGGTAACTAACTGCTGTCTTCATCCGTAGCTTCCTTCGTCGCAACGGCTGAAGCAAGGAAGAAAAAGAATTTCCGAAGGGAGTGTACTCAAGTACTCGACCGAGGAAATTTTTTTCTGACGCGGGCAGCACAAAAAAGGCTGTTTTTGACGGATAATTTCGGCATTACATAGGCAGCACTACGCCACAAGCAAAACCGACACAGGAAACGCACAAACCGCGCTCAACGCGCACGCAGGCCGTTGGCCTCGCGCACGAAGGCATTATAGGCCGCGCGGCTGCGCAGCGCCGCCACATTGAGCTCGCGCCGCTGCGGCGGGTAAAAGCCCTCGGCGAGCCCCCGCCCGAGCGCGTCGGCATAGGCCTGCGCCTCCTTGAGGAAGGCGCGGTACTGCCGCTCGAGCTGCGGGGCCGCGGCAAAAGGCGGCTTGCCCGCTTCGGCGATACGGTTTGCAAGCTCCGTGTGGATATGCTGAAGCGTGGTGCGCGCCGTGGCCTCCAGTGTGGCTGCGGCGTCGCCGGCCTGCTTCTCCGCCGCCGCGCCCTTGGCGGCAACTTCGCCCGCGGCCGCGGCGTCTTCCGCGCCCAAAAGCTCCGCAGCGCGCCCGAAGCCGGCGAAGATGGCGGAGGCCGCCTCGATCTGCCGTTGCAGCGGATGGCCGCGCAAAAGCGCGGCCTCGGCCTGGGCGGCGCGGGCCTCCACGATTTCCAGCCAGGACTTGCGGGCGGCCATGAACTCGGCGTGGTCCGCATCCAGCTTGGCCGCCAGCGCCTTGCCCTTGGCGCCGTCGTCCTTGATGCGGCTGTCGGCCACATAGTCTTCCAGCGCCTTGTACTTGCCGAGCAGGCTGTCCAGCGCCTTGTCCATGCCGGCCAGCGCTGCGGTGAGCTTCGCCGCCTCCTCCTCGCTGAAGACGCCGGCCTTGGGCTTGAGGCGCGCCTTCGCGGCCTCGCGGCTGCCCGCGCCCTTGGGCCGCCCCGGCAACTGCCAGGTCTTGAGATACAGGCGCGCATTGGCGTAGAGCGCTTCCGGCAGGGCATAATAGCCGGTCTCAAGCGCGTTCATGGCCGTATTGTGAAAGTCGAGCGCGGCCTCGGCGCGGGCGCGTTCCTCGGCCGTCAGTTCCGTCACGGGGGCGGCCTCAGGTTCCGGCGCGGCCTTCGTGACGGCCGGGGCCGCGGGCGCGGCGCTTTCCGCCGCCTTTTGCGCGCCCTTCTCCGCGCCCTTTTCCTCGTCCGACCCGCAAGCGCAGAGGGCGGCTGCCAGCAGCACGCACAGCGCGAGCGCGAGGCCGCGGAGGAATTGCCGCTCAGGCATGGTCTTCGATCCAGGCATTGAGCCCCCTGAGATCCGGCCCCCAGGGGAAGGGGCCGCCCTTGAGTTCCGGGCCCACGCCATAGAAGCGCGTGCCCACCTGTTCGGCGGCGTCGCGGTCGGTCACGGCGTCGCCCACCATGAGGGCCGCTTCCGCCGCAACGCCGGCGCCGTTCACGATGCGCGCCAGAAGCTCGGCCTTGGCCGGCGGCGAGCCGTGGATGCCGGTGAACATGTCCGCGAGTCCGCGCTCGGCGAGCACGGCGCGGACTTCCCCCTCCGGCGCGCCCGAGCAGACATAGAGCGGCAGGCGGCCGTGCCACTTCTCCAGCACGTCGGCCGCGCCCGGAATGAGCGCGCAGCGGCGCACCTCGTCCAGCGCGTAGTCCGCGAAGCGGCGCCCCCAGTCTTCCAATTCTTCCGGCGTGATCTCCCGGCCGAGCACCTCCTGGAAAAACCAGGCGAACTTGCGGTAGCGGCTCACGCCGCCATGCACCGTGTGGTACATGACGAAGCGGTCGCGCGCTTCCGGCCCGAAGGGCTCGGCCAGGCGGGCGAAGGCCCGCGTCTTGACGGGCACGCTGTCGAGGATGACGCCGTCGCAGTCAAAAACCAGGCATTCCAGCTTCATGGCTCCCTACCCTTCCCCAGTTCCGGCTTCGCCCCGCCTCCCGATGACGCGCGCCGGCACCCCGCCCACCACGCGGAAAGGCTCCACGTCGCGCGTGACCACCGCGCCCGCGCCCACCACGGCCCCGCGCCCGATGCGCACATCCGGGGTGATGACGCAGTTGGCGCCGATCCAGACATCGTCCCCGATGATGACCGTGCCCGGCACATGGCCCTGCCGCATGATGGGCACGTCGCGGCGCTCAAAGCGGTGATTGGCCGCGCGCACCACCGTGCCCGGGCCGATGGCCGTGAATTGCCCGACCTCGATGCGGCCATGGTCCGCCCCGAGATGCACCCCCGGCGAGAGCGCCGCGCCGTCCGCGAGCTTGAGCTCGCCGTCCTGCGCCGTGAGGATGCAGTGACGCCCCACGCGCACGCCCCGGCCGAAGCGCATGTTGCGACAGCCGGCCAGGCTCACGCCCGTGCCGAAGCGCACGAGCGTGCGCGACGCGAAGAGCGGCAGCCAGCAGAGCGCCCTGAGGCCCATGCCCAAAGGCGTGGGAATCCAGCCTAAAAGCGCCACCCACAATTCTTCGAGCGCGGCGGCGAGCCGGCCAGTGGCCGTGGGGGCTTTCGGGGGCGTGGGGGCCGGCGCGGGTGCGCCCTCCCCTCTTTCGGGCTCCGGGCTTTCCATCTAGCGCGCCTTGTCCGCGTAGGCCGCCATGAGGTCGTCGCCTTCCATGAGGCGCGCCACGCGGGCGAGGTCTTCGGGCGTGTCCACGCTCCAGGTGCGCGCGGCCGTGGGCACCATGCGCACCTTTTCGCCATGCTCGAGGATGCGCAGCATGTCCACGGATTCGTAGATCTCGAGCGGGCTCTCTTCCATCTCGTTGAAACGCAACAGATAGTCGCGCCTGAACGGGATGATGCAGACCTGCTTGCGCATGGGCACCTTGTCGCTCCCCTTCTTGCGCGAGGGGATGGGCTCGCGCGAAAAATAGAGCGCGTCGTTCGCGCGGTCCACCACCACCTTGACCTCGTTGGGGTCCTCAAATTCCGCAAGGGTCTCCATCTCGGCCATGAGATTGGTCACGTTGACCGCCGGCTCCTCCAGCAGCGGCTGCACGGCCGCGTCGATCATCTCCGGGCGCACCATGGGCTCGTCGCCCTGCACCATGACCACGATGTCCGCGCGCTTGCCCGTGAGCTCCTCGATCTTGAGCAACGCCTCGGCCGTGCGCGTGGAGCAGCGCACGTGGTGGTCGCCGGTCATGACGCAGTTGAGGCCAACGCGCTTGCAGTAGTCCTCGATGATGGGGTCGCAGGTGGCCACCCAGGTGGAGGACAGGATGGGGCTCATGGCCGTGCGGAAGGCAACGTGCCCCACCATGGGCACATGGTGGATGAGCGCCAGGGGCTTGCCGGGATAGCGGCTCGAGCCCATGCGCGCGGGGATGATGGCGATGATGTTCACTGGCGTACTCCTTGCGGGCTTGTGGGGGGATGTCGGGCGGGGCCCTCAGTCGTCCGTGGGGACGAGGTAGCCGCCCTCGGCCTGCATGTCGGGGTGCAGGGCGCGGTGCTCCTCCTCCATGACACGGAGGATGCCCTGGCCGAGGTCCACGGTGAGCGGCGGCACGAGCTTGCGGCCCACCTTGGGCATGAAGGCATAGGGCGTTATCTGGTAATGGCCGCTGTTGGGGTCGTTCTGGTATTCGATGACAAGCTCCTTGCCGAGCATCTCGCCGATCATCTTGAACAGGTCGCCCACGCGCATGGGCTGGTTCCCGGAGATGATGATGTTCTGGTTGGCGAATTCCGGCGCGAGGATGGCAAGGGTTGCCGTGGCGGCGTCGTCCACGTGCACGTATTCGCGCAGGGCCGTGGGCGCGCCGTAATAGGTGATGACGCCCTTCGTCAGCGCCTCGTGCACGAAGCGCTCGATGGCGTTGCGGCGGTCGGCGCGCGGCCCGTAGAGCGAGCCGTAGCGCAGGATGGTATACGGCAGGCCGTACATGGCCTGGTAGTTCTCGATATAGATCTCGCAGGACTGCTTGCTGCAACGGTAAAAACCGCCGGACTTCCCGTAGACATAGAGCGACGAGGCGAACACATAGCGCGAGACGCCCGCCTTGCGGCAGGCCTCGAGCGCCATGACATTGCCGACCACGTTGATGCGCGCCGTGTCCACCGGGCGGGAATTGGCTTCGCCGATGTCCGCGATGCCCGCGTAGTTGAACACCATGTCCGCGCCGTCCACGGCCTCGGCGACGATGCCCTCGTCAAGGATGGAGCCCACGAGCATGCGCTGGCCGGGCCTCAGCCACGGCGAGGGGCGCACGTCCACGATGGTCACGGCGTGGCCTGCGTCCGAGAGCTTGTCGCAGATATGCGAGCCGAGAAAGCCCGAGCCGCCGAAAACAGTCATGCGCACGAGTGGTTCCCCCTCAAGGCGGTCTTTTGCGTGGTCCATCTAGACGCGCGGCCGCTCCGCCCCGCGCCAGAGAAAGACCGTGTCGATGCCGTAGGCGATGAAGCGGCAGCCGGCCGCGATCTCCCGGGCCAGCGCCGCCGGGTCGGGCTGCACGATGTGCAGGCCCATGCGGGCGTGGGCGCGGGCGCAGGCCGCCTTGATGCGCTCCATGGCGGCCATGAAGTCCGGGTGGTCGAAGCGGCCCGTGAGCCCCATGCTGCCCGAGAGGTCGTAGGGGCCGACCATGATGGCATCGAGCCTGGGCTGCGCGAGGATGGCGTCGAGCTCGTCCACGGCGCGGATATGCTCGATCTGCGCCACGAGAAAGATCTTTGGCGCGCGCTTCTCCCGGTAGGCGTCGAACTCCTTGCCGAACACATTGGCCCGGCAATAGCCCACGCCGCGGTATTCCGGCGCGGTCTCCCCGGCGGCGCGCCAGGAGTCCTGGCCGGGATAAGTGGCGAGGTCGATGGCGCGGTCGAGCTGGGCGCGGCTCTCGATCATGGGGAAGATGAGCCCCTGCGCGCCGGCCTCCAGCGCGGCCTTGATCCACGTCTTGGAGGCTTCGGGCAGCCGCGCGACGGGCGCGGCGCCGCCGCATTCCACGGCGCGGAAGATGTCGGGCAGCACTTCAGGCCCGAAGGAGCCGTGCTCCATGTCCGCGGCCACCCAGTCATAGCCCGCGCGGGCCATGAGCTCGGCCACGTCCGGCGAGGGGAGCTGGAGCCAGGTGCCCACTGTGGGCCTGTCCTGCGCGAGCAGGGCGCGGATGCCGTCAATGTCCATGTTTTGCCGCCTCTTTGTTGGGCGTTGTTGGTATGCCTGCTAGGTAGGACTGCCGCGGCTGACTGTGTGCCCTGCGTAATGCCGAAATTATCCGTC
Encoded proteins:
- a CDS encoding branched-chain amino acid ABC transporter permease, whose protein sequence is MEQFFQQLLNGLAVGGIYALVALGYTMVYGVLKLINFAHGDLFTIGAYLGLTLLASWNLAGVLPPAVAVLAVFLMVGLLVALIGVVLERAAYRPLRGANRLSAVVSALGASIFFENAIMLIYGARVYVYPDFLRPDFTVNLFGVSVPGVRLLILGASVALMLALSAFIQRTRMGAAIRATAIDPGAARLMGINVDRVIALVFLIGPGLGGMAGLMVGIYYGQIDFTMGWSYGLKAFTAAILGGIGNIPGAMLGGLLLGVTEALAAGYVAMAWKDAVAFLVLILILIIRPTGILGERTADKL
- a CDS encoding branched-chain amino acid ABC transporter permease; translated protein: MSRTPLYVALAVVIAGLPLVCNAYWTDVCVMIGLYALLSLSLNVMLGQAGIFNMGHAAFFAVGAYTTAILNTVCHWSIFLTMLPAGAAAGLFALAVARPIIHLRGDYLLIVTIGIVEIVRIALINDVFGLTGGANGIFGISRPVFFGFRIVKGIQFYYLVWGMVGVSMLLFYGLWRSRFGRALNYIKEDDVAAEGCGVNVTGYKLAAFTLGAAWAGVAGTVYAAKMLTIAPESFNFMESVILFAVVILSGGSQLGVLVSVFLFIGLPELLREFSEARMLIFGLAMMVMMIWRPQGLLPPLPRRYAMPHPQEGARP
- a CDS encoding ABC transporter ATP-binding protein, translating into MSLLELTDVTKVFGGLVAVNDLSFSVDEGSVVGLIGPNGAGKTTVFNCITGNYAPERGSMRFAGEDITGLRPHRIVELGIARTFQSIRLFGRLPVIENVLAGRHCRMKAGLLACMLHTPGQRREERAAVARSLEELSFVGLTDQASAMAHALSYGNQRLLEIARALASDPRLLILDEPAGGMNDQETAALVELIRAIRGRGITILLIEHDMRLVMQVCEKLVVLEHGTLIAEGEPAALRENPAVIEAYLGADDDRW
- a CDS encoding ABC transporter ATP-binding protein; this translates as MALLTLSDIRVRYGSVEALHGIDLTVDEGEIVTILGANGAGKSTTLLSISGLVRPSSGEILFDGKPLLRLPSHEVVGLGIAQAPEGRRVFGAMSVLENLRLGAFRIRDKERSERTLEWIFDLFPRLQERKGQLAGTLSGGEQQMLAIGRALMAEPRLLLLDEPSLGLAPLLVRSIFDTVRAINQRGVTVLLVEQNARAALKLATRGYVLEVGRVVREDTAANLLADAAVREAYLGG
- a CDS encoding YbjQ family protein, translated to MFFLLGGNDKKARKAEKQQNTAPAADSRVREAFLAGRFPVVTTHQVEGRKIAKVLGLVCCRGYDSEEAFFGMAARAMNKGAQAIVGYNENVAFHPDGSKYFTCYGTAVMFEYDPADPESLPLMLQQRFRERDQRINDDMI
- a CDS encoding HAD family hydrolase, whose translation is MKLECLVFDCDGVILDSVPVKTRAFARLAEPFGPEARDRFVMYHTVHGGVSRYRKFAWFFQEVLGREITPEELEDWGRRFADYALDEVRRCALIPGAADVLEKWHGRLPLYVCSGAPEGEVRAVLAERGLADMFTGIHGSPPAKAELLARIVNGAGVAAEAALMVGDAVTDRDAAEQVGTRFYGVGPELKGGPFPWGPDLRGLNAWIEDHA
- a CDS encoding acyltransferase gives rise to the protein MESPEPERGEGAPAPAPTPPKAPTATGRLAAALEELWVALLGWIPTPLGMGLRALCWLPLFASRTLVRFGTGVSLAGCRNMRFGRGVRVGRHCILTAQDGELKLADGAALSPGVHLGADHGRIEVGQFTAIGPGTVVRAANHRFERRDVPIMRQGHVPGTVIIGDDVWIGANCVITPDVRIGRGAVVGAGAVVTRDVEPFRVVGGVPARVIGRRGEAGTGEG
- a CDS encoding 3-deoxy-manno-octulosonate cytidylyltransferase → MNIIAIIPARMGSSRYPGKPLALIHHVPMVGHVAFRTAMSPILSSTWVATCDPIIEDYCKRVGLNCVMTGDHHVRCSTRTAEALLKIEELTGKRADIVVMVQGDEPMVRPEMIDAAVQPLLEEPAVNVTNLMAEMETLAEFEDPNEVKVVVDRANDALYFSREPIPSRKKGSDKVPMRKQVCIIPFRRDYLLRFNEMEESPLEIYESVDMLRILEHGEKVRMVPTAARTWSVDTPEDLARVARLMEGDDLMAAYADKAR
- a CDS encoding NAD(P)-dependent oxidoreductase; translated protein: MRMTVFGGSGFLGSHICDKLSDAGHAVTIVDVRPSPWLRPGQRMLVGSILDEGIVAEAVDGADMVFNYAGIADIGEANSRPVDTARINVVGNVMALEACRKAGVSRYVFASSLYVYGKSGGFYRCSKQSCEIYIENYQAMYGLPYTILRYGSLYGPRADRRNAIERFVHEALTKGVITYYGAPTALREYVHVDDAATATLAILAPEFANQNIIISGNQPMRVGDLFKMIGEMLGKELVIEYQNDPNSGHYQITPYAFMPKVGRKLVPPLTVDLGQGILRVMEEEHRALHPDMQAEGGYLVPTDD
- a CDS encoding aldolase/citrate lyase family protein — encoded protein: MDIDGIRALLAQDRPTVGTWLQLPSPDVAELMARAGYDWVAADMEHGSFGPEVLPDIFRAVECGGAAPVARLPEASKTWIKAALEAGAQGLIFPMIESRAQLDRAIDLATYPGQDSWRAAGETAPEYRGVGYCRANVFGKEFDAYREKRAPKIFLVAQIEHIRAVDELDAILAQPRLDAIMVGPYDLSGSMGLTGRFDHPDFMAAMERIKAACARAHARMGLHIVQPDPAALAREIAAGCRFIAYGIDTVFLWRGAERPRV